In Brevinematales bacterium, the following proteins share a genomic window:
- a CDS encoding nucleotidyltransferase domain-containing protein: MIHSDIKKRLSDIKKLLLAKKIKHAYLFGSACTESFGNDSDLDLLISFQDGIDPVEYGGLWWELYFALEEMLGREVDLVTESSVKNPYFRDELEKTKQKIL, translated from the coding sequence CCGATATAAAAAAACGCCTCAGCGATATAAAAAAGTTACTGCTCGCGAAGAAGATAAAACATGCGTATCTCTTCGGTTCCGCATGCACCGAATCGTTCGGGAATGACAGCGACTTGGATTTGCTGATTTCCTTCCAGGACGGTATCGATCCGGTCGAATACGGCGGTTTATGGTGGGAGTTGTATTTTGCCCTCGAGGAAATGCTGGGGCGCGAGGTGGATCTGGTTACCGAGTCATCGGTAAAAAACCCCTATTTCCGGGACGAGCTTGAAAAAACAAAACAGAAAATACTATGA